A DNA window from Mycolicibacter terrae contains the following coding sequences:
- the hsaC gene encoding iron-dependent extradiol dioxygenase HsaC, whose amino-acid sequence MSIRSLGYLRIQATDMAAWREFGLKVLGMVEGQGATEGALYLRMDDFPARLVIVPGDTDRLLSSGWECANAAGLTEIRQRLEAEGTPYKEGTAAELAERSVVEMITFDDPSGNTLEVFHGVALQHRRVVSPYGHRFVTEEQGLGHVVLSTADDAEALHFYRDVLGFRLRDSMRLPPQMVGRPADGDPAWLRFFGCNPRHHSLAFLPMPTPTGIVHLMVEVGEADDVGLCLDRAYRRKVPMAATLGRHVNDKMLSFYMKSPSGFQIEFGCEGLEVDDDDWVARESTAVSLWGHDFTVGIET is encoded by the coding sequence ATGAGTATCCGTTCGCTGGGGTATTTGCGGATCCAGGCCACCGACATGGCGGCGTGGCGGGAGTTCGGCCTGAAAGTTCTCGGCATGGTCGAGGGCCAGGGCGCGACCGAAGGTGCGCTGTATCTGCGGATGGACGACTTCCCCGCCCGGCTGGTGATCGTGCCCGGCGACACCGACCGGCTGCTGTCGTCAGGCTGGGAGTGCGCCAACGCCGCGGGGCTGACCGAGATCCGGCAGCGCCTGGAGGCCGAGGGCACGCCCTACAAGGAGGGCACCGCGGCCGAACTGGCCGAGCGCAGCGTCGTCGAGATGATCACCTTCGACGACCCGTCCGGCAACACCCTGGAGGTGTTCCACGGTGTCGCGCTGCAGCACCGTCGGGTGGTCAGCCCGTATGGGCACCGGTTCGTCACCGAGGAACAGGGTCTGGGCCATGTGGTGTTGTCGACTGCCGACGACGCCGAGGCGCTGCACTTCTACCGCGACGTGCTCGGCTTCCGGCTGCGTGACTCGATGCGGCTGCCCCCGCAGATGGTAGGCCGCCCGGCCGACGGCGACCCGGCGTGGCTGCGGTTCTTCGGCTGCAACCCGCGCCACCACAGCCTGGCGTTTTTGCCGATGCCCACCCCGACCGGCATCGTGCACCTCATGGTCGAGGTGGGCGAGGCCGACGATGTCGGGCTCTGCCTGGACCGGGCCTACCGCCGCAAGGTGCCGATGGCCGCCACCCTGGGCCGGCACGTCAACGACAAGATGCTGTCGTTCTACATGAAGTCTCCCAGCGGGTTCCAGATCGAATTCGGTTGCGAGGGACTGGAAGTCGACGACGACGACTGGGTGGCCCGGGAGAGCACCGCGGTCAGTCTGTGGGGGCATGACTTCACGGTGGGCATCGAGACATAG
- the hsaB gene encoding 3-hydroxy-9,10-secoandrosta-1,3,5(10)-triene-9,17-dione monooxygenase reductase subunit: MDPRAFRNVLGQFCTGITIITTVHDGTPTGFACQSFAALSLDPPLVLFCPTKVSRSWQAIEASGTFCVNILAEEQKEVCARFGSREPDKFAGVDWEPSPLGSPILARSLAHIDCTVASVHDGGDHFVVFGAVQSLSDVPEVKPRPLLFYRGDYTGIEPEKTTPAQWRDDLEAFLTATTDDTWL; encoded by the coding sequence ATCGACCCGCGCGCGTTTCGCAACGTACTCGGTCAGTTCTGTACGGGCATCACCATCATCACCACCGTGCACGACGGCACGCCGACCGGGTTCGCCTGCCAATCGTTCGCCGCGTTGTCGCTGGACCCGCCGCTGGTGCTGTTCTGCCCGACCAAGGTGTCGCGGTCCTGGCAGGCCATCGAGGCCAGCGGAACGTTCTGCGTCAACATCCTGGCCGAAGAGCAGAAAGAGGTCTGCGCCCGATTCGGCTCTCGCGAACCGGATAAGTTCGCCGGGGTCGACTGGGAGCCCTCCCCGCTGGGGTCGCCGATACTGGCCCGGTCGCTGGCCCACATCGACTGCACGGTGGCCTCGGTGCACGACGGCGGCGACCACTTCGTGGTTTTCGGTGCGGTGCAATCACTTTCCGATGTGCCCGAAGTGAAGCCCCGACCGCTGCTGTTCTACCGCGGTGATTACACCGGTATCGAGCCGGAGAAGACCACGCCCGCGCAATGGCGCGACGACCTGGAGGCGTTCCTCACCGCCACCACCGACGACACCTGGCTGTAG
- a CDS encoding heme-binding protein, protein MRTTTTRLAIGAAAVGILGAVAASASGTTAPADAAPAPCTAAGLSTTASGVLGQAGGFLNDHPEANDVLTAAATMPADQAKSSVQGYFVGHLDQLSALQGIAAPLTDLKNQCGIAVSPTQLAMLLETVSK, encoded by the coding sequence ATGCGCACAACCACTACTCGCCTGGCGATCGGCGCGGCAGCCGTCGGCATCCTCGGTGCGGTGGCCGCCTCCGCCTCCGGGACCACCGCGCCGGCCGATGCCGCGCCGGCACCTTGCACAGCTGCCGGCTTGAGCACCACCGCCAGCGGCGTGCTGGGCCAGGCCGGTGGATTCCTCAACGACCACCCGGAGGCCAACGACGTGCTGACCGCCGCGGCGACCATGCCCGCGGACCAGGCCAAGTCCTCGGTGCAGGGCTACTTCGTCGGCCACCTCGACCAGCTGTCGGCGCTGCAGGGCATCGCCGCGCCGCTGACCGACCTGAAGAACCAGTGCGGCATCGCGGTCTCCCCGACCCAGTTGGCCATGCTGCTGGAGACCGTCAGCAAGTAG
- a CDS encoding pyridoxal phosphate-dependent aminotransferase, which produces MTGRLDRAALRAGIPPFHVMDVWLAAAERQRSHGDLVNLSAGQPSVGAPEPVRAAAAAALQTDQLGYTVALGIPELRSAIAGSYASRYGLAVDPDDVVVTTGSSGGFLLAFLACFDVGDRVAIASPGYPCYRNILTALGCEVIEIPCGPATRFQPTAAALAEIPGPLAGVIVASPANPTGTVLEPAELAAIARWCDESGVRLISDEVYHGLVYDGAPQTSCAWQTSRNAVVANSFSKYFAMTGWRLGWLLVPPALRRAVDCLTGNFTICPPVLPQYAAVAAFTPEAIAESDGHLRHYAANRELLLDGLRGMGIEKLAPTDGAFYVYADVAEYTDDSLAFCARLLADTGVAVAPGVDFDPERGNTFVRLSFAGPTADISEALHRIRGWLPLR; this is translated from the coding sequence ATGACGGGCCGTCTGGACCGCGCGGCACTGCGCGCCGGCATCCCACCGTTTCACGTGATGGATGTGTGGCTGGCCGCCGCCGAACGCCAGCGCAGCCACGGCGACCTGGTCAACCTGTCCGCCGGGCAGCCCAGCGTCGGTGCGCCCGAGCCGGTTCGCGCGGCGGCCGCTGCGGCCCTACAGACCGACCAGCTCGGCTACACCGTTGCGCTGGGGATCCCGGAGCTGCGCTCGGCTATCGCCGGTTCCTACGCAAGTCGTTACGGATTGGCCGTAGATCCCGACGACGTGGTGGTCACCACCGGCTCGTCGGGCGGTTTCCTGCTGGCGTTCCTGGCCTGCTTCGACGTCGGCGACCGGGTGGCGATCGCCAGCCCCGGCTACCCGTGTTACCGCAATATCCTGACCGCGCTGGGCTGTGAGGTGATCGAGATCCCGTGCGGGCCGGCGACCCGCTTCCAGCCCACCGCGGCGGCGCTGGCCGAGATTCCCGGGCCGCTGGCCGGGGTGATCGTCGCCAGCCCGGCCAATCCGACCGGCACCGTCCTGGAGCCGGCGGAGCTGGCCGCGATCGCCCGCTGGTGCGACGAGTCGGGCGTGCGGTTGATCAGCGACGAGGTCTACCACGGCCTGGTCTATGACGGCGCCCCACAGACCAGTTGTGCCTGGCAGACCTCCCGCAACGCGGTGGTGGCCAACAGCTTCTCCAAGTACTTCGCGATGACCGGCTGGCGGCTGGGCTGGCTGCTGGTACCGCCGGCGCTGCGGCGCGCGGTGGACTGCCTGACCGGCAATTTCACGATCTGCCCGCCGGTGCTGCCCCAGTACGCGGCGGTCGCCGCCTTCACCCCTGAGGCGATCGCCGAGTCCGATGGCCACCTGCGGCACTACGCGGCCAACCGGGAGTTGCTGCTGGACGGGCTGCGGGGCATGGGCATCGAGAAGTTGGCGCCCACCGACGGGGCGTTCTACGTCTACGCCGACGTAGCGGAGTACACCGACGATTCGCTGGCGTTCTGCGCGCGACTGCTCGCCGACACCGGCGTCGCCGTGGCGCCGGGTGTCGACTTCGACCCCGAGCGCGGCAACACCTTCGTCCGGCTGTCGTTCGCCGGACCGACCGCCGACATCTCCGAAGCGTTGCATCGAATCCGCGGGTGGCTGCCGCTCCGGTAG
- a CDS encoding linear amide C-N hydrolase — MCTRLVYLGPNGNIITGRSMDWKLDLATNLWALPRGVRRTGQAGANSVEWTAKYGSVVATGYDICTTDGLNEEGLSANLLWLAESEYPGYDGSRPGLSVALWAQYVLDNFATVAEAVAALNTEPFVVVTDGVPGEDRLATLHLSMSDASGDSAIVEYIGGRQVIHHSRDYQVMTNSPSFDQQLAVNAYWEQLGGTVMLPGTNRAADRFARASFYVNAIPKSEHPKIALASVLSVVRNVSVPFGISTPGEPNIASTRWRTVAHHGHKLYCFESALTPNVFWVDLKKLDFTQGAAVRKLALGDDDSNTFAGETSSQFAVAEPFTFLAVGT, encoded by the coding sequence ATGTGTACCCGATTGGTTTATCTGGGACCGAACGGCAACATCATCACCGGGCGGTCGATGGACTGGAAGCTGGATCTGGCGACCAATCTCTGGGCGCTGCCACGCGGCGTGCGGAGGACGGGGCAGGCCGGGGCGAACTCTGTTGAGTGGACGGCGAAATACGGCAGCGTCGTGGCCACCGGGTACGACATCTGCACCACCGACGGCCTGAACGAGGAGGGACTGTCCGCCAACCTGCTGTGGCTGGCCGAATCGGAGTACCCCGGCTATGACGGTTCCCGGCCCGGGCTGTCCGTCGCGCTTTGGGCTCAGTACGTACTCGACAACTTCGCCACCGTGGCCGAGGCCGTCGCCGCCTTGAACACCGAACCGTTCGTCGTGGTCACCGACGGCGTACCCGGCGAGGATCGCCTGGCGACCCTACATCTGTCGATGTCGGACGCGAGCGGAGACAGTGCGATCGTGGAATACATTGGTGGCAGACAGGTTATCCACCACAGCCGCGACTATCAGGTGATGACGAACTCCCCGAGTTTTGATCAGCAGCTCGCGGTCAACGCCTATTGGGAGCAGCTCGGAGGCACCGTCATGCTGCCCGGTACCAACCGGGCAGCCGACCGGTTCGCGCGGGCCTCGTTCTACGTCAACGCGATACCCAAATCCGAGCACCCGAAGATCGCGCTCGCATCGGTGCTCAGCGTGGTGCGCAACGTGTCTGTGCCGTTCGGCATCTCCACGCCCGGCGAGCCCAACATCGCCTCGACACGGTGGCGCACCGTCGCCCACCACGGCCACAAGCTGTACTGTTTCGAATCCGCGCTGACACCCAACGTGTTCTGGGTTGATCTGAAGAAACTCGACTTCACGCAGGGCGCCGCGGTACGCAAACTCGCACTCGGCGACGACGACTCCAACACCTTCGCCGGTGAGACGTCGTCGCAGTTCGCCGTCGCCGAACCGTTCACCTTCCTGGCCGTCGGCACATGA
- the ipdE2 gene encoding acyl-CoA dehydrogenase IpdE2: MAHNEERDLLRQTVAALVDKHATPEAVRAAMESERGYDETLWRLLCEQVGAAALVVPEELGGAGGQLGDVAVVLEELGKALVPTPLLGTVLAELALLAAERPDTQALEQLVEGAAIGAVVFDADYAVNGDIADVVVGSDGSRLNRWITFNTEPVATMDPTRRLGRITAEQTQEIGTDPGIADCAAILLAAEQVGAATRCLDLTVQYTKDRVQFGRPIGSFQALKHRMADLYVSVSTARAVVDDALSEPSPTSAALARVVASEAFSTVAGEAVQLHGGIAITWESDIQLYFKRAHGGSQLLGQPAEHLRRLQAEVF; this comes from the coding sequence GTGGCCCACAACGAAGAACGTGACCTGCTGCGCCAGACCGTCGCCGCGCTGGTCGACAAGCACGCCACACCCGAAGCCGTCCGCGCCGCGATGGAGTCCGAGCGGGGCTACGACGAGACGCTGTGGCGGCTGCTGTGTGAGCAGGTCGGTGCCGCCGCCCTGGTGGTGCCCGAGGAGCTCGGCGGCGCCGGTGGTCAGTTGGGTGATGTCGCGGTCGTTCTCGAGGAGCTGGGCAAGGCGCTGGTGCCCACGCCGCTGCTGGGTACCGTCCTGGCCGAGCTGGCGTTGCTGGCCGCCGAGCGGCCCGACACGCAGGCCCTCGAACAGCTGGTGGAAGGCGCCGCTATCGGGGCGGTCGTCTTCGATGCCGACTACGCGGTCAACGGTGACATCGCGGACGTCGTCGTGGGCTCCGACGGCAGCCGGCTCAACCGCTGGATCACTTTCAACACCGAGCCGGTGGCCACCATGGACCCCACCCGCCGGCTGGGCCGGATCACCGCCGAGCAGACTCAGGAGATCGGGACCGACCCCGGCATCGCCGACTGCGCGGCAATCCTGCTGGCCGCAGAGCAGGTCGGCGCGGCCACCCGCTGCCTGGACCTGACCGTGCAGTACACCAAGGACCGGGTGCAGTTCGGCCGGCCGATCGGCAGCTTCCAGGCCCTCAAGCACCGGATGGCCGACCTGTATGTGTCGGTCTCGACTGCGCGCGCCGTCGTCGACGACGCACTCTCCGAGCCGTCGCCGACGTCGGCCGCACTCGCCAGAGTCGTTGCCAGCGAGGCGTTCTCCACAGTGGCCGGCGAGGCGGTTCAGCTGCACGGCGGCATTGCGATCACCTGGGAAAGCGATATCCAGCTGTATTTCAAACGCGCGCACGGCGGTTCGCAGCTGCTGGGTCAGCCGGCCGAACACCTGCGCCGGTTACAGGCCGAGGTGTTCTAA
- a CDS encoding acyl-CoA dehydrogenase family protein: MKFDLDQEQRDFAASIDAALAAADVPGAVRAWGQGNPEPGRRVWSRLAELGVTALAVPEEFDGIGAHPVDLVLAMEALGRWCVPGPVAESIAVAPVLLAGAPDAGERLAALAGGELIATVALPPHTPRAVDAEAADLVLLAEGGKVNQAQTGTRHASVDPSRGVFDVTATGESWDADTVRAYEVGALATAAQLIGAGQAMLNTAVDYAKQRTQFGRVIGGYQAIKHKLADVHIALELARPLVYGAALSLADDSADTARDVSAAKVAASDAALLAAHSALQTHGAIGFTSECDLSLWLLRVQALRPAWGDPTAHRRRVLEAI; encoded by the coding sequence GTGAAATTCGATCTAGACCAAGAACAGCGCGACTTCGCGGCCAGCATCGACGCCGCCCTCGCTGCGGCCGACGTGCCCGGCGCGGTGCGCGCCTGGGGGCAGGGCAACCCCGAGCCGGGCCGACGGGTGTGGAGCCGGCTCGCCGAACTCGGCGTCACCGCATTGGCCGTACCGGAGGAGTTCGACGGCATCGGCGCCCACCCGGTCGATCTGGTTCTGGCCATGGAAGCGCTCGGCCGCTGGTGCGTACCGGGGCCGGTGGCGGAGTCCATTGCGGTGGCGCCGGTGCTGCTGGCCGGCGCACCGGACGCCGGTGAGCGGCTGGCCGCATTGGCTGGCGGTGAGTTGATCGCCACCGTGGCGCTGCCGCCGCACACCCCGCGGGCCGTGGACGCCGAGGCCGCCGACCTCGTTCTGCTGGCCGAGGGCGGCAAGGTCAACCAGGCCCAGACCGGTACCCGACACGCCTCGGTGGACCCGAGCCGCGGCGTCTTCGATGTCACCGCGACCGGCGAATCCTGGGACGCCGACACCGTCCGCGCCTACGAGGTGGGGGCACTGGCCACCGCGGCACAGCTGATCGGCGCCGGGCAGGCCATGCTCAATACGGCCGTCGACTACGCCAAGCAGCGCACCCAGTTCGGCCGGGTGATCGGCGGCTACCAGGCGATCAAGCACAAGCTGGCCGACGTGCACATCGCCCTGGAGCTGGCCCGCCCGTTGGTATACGGGGCCGCGCTCTCGCTAGCTGATGACTCCGCCGACACCGCCCGGGACGTGAGCGCGGCCAAGGTGGCCGCCTCCGATGCGGCCCTGCTGGCCGCGCACTCGGCGCTGCAGACCCACGGCGCGATCGGCTTCACCAGTGAATGCGACCTGTCGCTGTGGCTGCTGCGGGTGCAGGCCCTGCGTCCCGCGTGGGGTGACCCGACCGCTCACCGGCGGCGAGTGTTGGAGGCGATCTAA
- a CDS encoding acyl-CoA dehydrogenase family protein — MDLNFDDETEAFRAEVRGFLAANSDKFPTESYDTAEGFEQHRRWDKVLFDAGLSVIAWPKKYGGRDASLLQWVVYEEEYFRAGAPGRASANGTSMLAPTLFAHGTQEQLDRILPKMASGEEIWAQAWSEPESGSDLASLRSTATKVDGGWKLNGQKIWSSRAPFGERGFGLFRSDPEAQRHHGLTYFMFDLKADGITVRAIEQLGGETGFGEIFLDDVFVPDNDVIGVPNEGWRAAMSTSSNERGMSLRSPARFVVGAEKLAAMWRQHGSDPVFTDRVADAWIKAQAYRLQTFGTVTRLAAGGELGAESSVTKVFWSDLDVALHQTGLDIRGADGELADAWTHGYLFALGGPIYAGTNEIQRNIIAERLLGLPREKK, encoded by the coding sequence ATGGACCTGAATTTCGATGACGAGACCGAGGCCTTTCGCGCCGAGGTCCGCGGCTTCCTGGCGGCGAACTCCGACAAGTTCCCGACTGAGTCCTACGACACCGCCGAGGGTTTCGAGCAGCACCGTCGCTGGGACAAGGTGCTCTTCGACGCCGGCCTGTCGGTGATCGCCTGGCCCAAGAAATACGGCGGGCGCGACGCCAGCCTGCTGCAGTGGGTGGTGTACGAGGAGGAGTACTTCCGCGCCGGCGCACCGGGGCGCGCCAGCGCCAACGGCACCTCGATGCTGGCGCCGACGCTGTTCGCGCACGGCACGCAAGAGCAGCTGGACCGCATCCTGCCGAAGATGGCCAGCGGCGAGGAGATCTGGGCGCAGGCGTGGTCAGAGCCGGAGTCCGGCAGCGACCTGGCGTCACTGCGCTCGACGGCGACCAAGGTCGACGGCGGCTGGAAGCTCAACGGGCAGAAGATCTGGAGCTCGCGGGCCCCATTCGGCGAGCGCGGTTTCGGACTGTTCCGCTCCGACCCGGAGGCCCAGCGCCACCACGGCCTGACCTACTTCATGTTCGACCTCAAGGCCGACGGGATCACGGTTCGTGCCATCGAACAGCTCGGCGGGGAGACCGGCTTCGGCGAGATCTTCCTCGACGACGTCTTCGTGCCGGACAACGACGTGATCGGTGTGCCGAACGAAGGCTGGCGCGCCGCGATGAGCACGTCGAGCAACGAGCGCGGCATGAGCCTGCGCAGCCCGGCCCGGTTTGTGGTGGGCGCCGAGAAGCTGGCGGCCATGTGGAGACAGCACGGCAGCGATCCGGTGTTCACCGACCGCGTCGCCGACGCCTGGATCAAGGCGCAGGCCTACCGATTACAGACATTTGGCACCGTGACCCGGCTGGCCGCCGGCGGTGAGCTGGGCGCGGAGTCCTCGGTGACCAAGGTGTTCTGGTCGGACCTGGACGTCGCGCTGCACCAGACCGGCCTGGACATCCGCGGCGCCGACGGCGAGCTGGCCGACGCCTGGACCCACGGCTACCTGTTCGCACTCGGCGGCCCCATCTACGCCGGCACCAACGAGATTCAGCGCAATATCATCGCCGAGCGGCTGCTGGGCCTGCCCCGGGAGAAGAAGTGA
- the fadD3 gene encoding 3-((3aS,4S,7aS)-7a-methyl-1,5-dioxo-octahydro-1H-inden-4-yl)propanoate--CoA ligase FadD3: protein MSTEPQTTPAALDHIARALPDHDALVTEENRFTYASLRDEVRRAAAALVALGVQPGDRVGLWSPNTWHWVITCLGTHYAGGVLVPLNTRYTAAEATDILARSKAKVLVGMGRFLKTDRLTELDRDQLPDLQHVVRVPVQEDDASAAASWDEFIAAGAAVPAADVDARAAAVEPDDLSDILFTSGTTGRSKGVLCAHRQSLAGPAAWAECGQMTAQDRYLCINPFFHNFGYKAGILACLQTGATLIPQLTFDPAGALRAIESHRITVLPGPPTIYQTLLDHPDRDRYDLSSLRFAVTGAATVPVVLIERMQTELDIDIVLTAYGLTESGGFATMCRADDDAVTVATTCGRPIADFELRIGESGEVLLRSANIMLGYLDDPEATAAAIDAAGWLHTGDIGTVDAAGNLRITDRLKDMYICGGFNVYPAEIEQVLARLEGVADVAVIGVPDERLGEVGRAFIVRRPDSELDETAVISYAREHLANFKAPRSVTFADSLPRNPGGKVVKHELREWA from the coding sequence ATGAGTACCGAACCGCAGACCACGCCTGCGGCCCTGGACCACATCGCGCGCGCGCTGCCCGACCATGATGCCCTGGTCACCGAGGAAAACCGCTTCACCTACGCGAGCCTGCGCGACGAGGTGCGACGGGCCGCCGCGGCTCTGGTCGCCCTGGGCGTGCAGCCCGGCGACCGGGTTGGGCTCTGGTCGCCCAACACCTGGCACTGGGTGATCACCTGCCTGGGCACCCACTACGCCGGCGGCGTGCTGGTGCCGCTGAATACCCGCTACACCGCCGCGGAGGCCACCGACATCCTGGCCCGCAGTAAGGCCAAGGTGCTGGTCGGCATGGGCCGGTTCCTCAAGACCGACCGGCTCACCGAACTCGACCGAGACCAGCTACCCGATCTGCAGCACGTGGTCCGCGTGCCCGTCCAAGAAGACGATGCGAGCGCGGCGGCCTCCTGGGACGAGTTCATCGCCGCGGGTGCGGCGGTGCCGGCCGCCGACGTCGATGCGCGCGCCGCCGCGGTCGAACCCGATGATCTGTCCGACATCCTGTTCACCTCCGGAACCACCGGCCGCAGCAAAGGCGTGCTCTGCGCCCACCGGCAGTCGCTGGCCGGCCCGGCGGCATGGGCGGAATGCGGGCAGATGACCGCGCAGGACCGCTACCTGTGCATCAACCCGTTCTTCCACAACTTCGGCTACAAGGCCGGGATCCTGGCCTGCCTGCAGACCGGGGCCACCCTGATCCCACAGCTGACCTTCGACCCGGCCGGCGCGCTGCGCGCCATCGAGTCCCACCGGATCACCGTGCTGCCCGGGCCGCCGACGATCTATCAGACCCTGCTGGATCACCCCGATCGCGACCGCTATGACCTGAGCTCGCTGCGATTCGCGGTCACCGGAGCGGCCACCGTACCGGTGGTGCTGATCGAGCGGATGCAGACCGAACTCGACATCGACATCGTGCTCACCGCCTACGGGCTGACCGAGTCCGGCGGGTTCGCCACCATGTGCCGCGCTGACGATGACGCCGTCACCGTCGCCACCACCTGCGGGCGTCCGATCGCCGACTTCGAGCTGCGCATCGGCGAATCCGGGGAGGTGCTGTTGCGCAGCGCCAACATCATGCTCGGCTACCTCGACGACCCGGAGGCCACCGCCGCCGCGATCGACGCGGCGGGCTGGCTGCACACCGGCGACATCGGGACCGTGGACGCCGCCGGGAACCTGCGGATCACCGACCGGCTCAAGGACATGTACATCTGCGGCGGTTTCAACGTCTACCCGGCCGAGATCGAGCAGGTGCTGGCCCGGCTCGAGGGGGTGGCCGACGTGGCGGTGATCGGGGTGCCCGACGAACGCCTCGGCGAGGTGGGCCGCGCCTTCATCGTGCGCCGGCCCGACTCAGAGCTGGACGAGACGGCCGTGATCAGTTATGCCCGTGAGCATCTGGCGAATTTCAAGGCGCCACGATCGGTGACGTTCGCTGACTCCCTGCCGCGTAATCCCGGCGGCAAGGTGGTCAAGCATGAGTTGAGAGAGTGGGCCTAG
- the ipdE1 gene encoding acyl-CoA dehydrogenase IpdE1 — protein MQAVEEFRAEVRAWLADNLVGEFAELKGLGGPGREHEAFDERMAWNRHLADAGLTCLGWPVEHGGRGLSVAHRVAFYEEYARADAPDKVNHLGEELLGPTLIAFGTPEQQQRFLPGIRNVTELWCQGYSEPGAGSDLANVATTAVLDGEGQQWRINGQKVWTSLAHLSQWCFVVARTEKGSKRHNGLSYLLVPLDQPGVQIRPIVQLTGTSEFNEVFFDDAVTDADLVVGEPGDGWKVAMGTLTFERGVSTLGQQIRYARELSALVEVAQRNGAAEDPLIRERLTRSWVGLRSMRSYALATMDAEQPGQDNVSKLLWANWHRDLGELAMDVIGPDSMVLADGDFDEWQRLYLFTRSDTIYGGSNEIQRNIIAERVLGLPREAKG, from the coding sequence GTGCAAGCAGTCGAGGAGTTCCGGGCTGAGGTCCGTGCATGGCTGGCCGACAACCTGGTCGGGGAGTTCGCCGAGCTCAAGGGCCTCGGCGGCCCGGGACGCGAGCATGAGGCGTTCGACGAGCGGATGGCATGGAACCGCCATCTGGCCGACGCCGGACTGACCTGCCTGGGCTGGCCGGTGGAACACGGCGGGCGCGGCCTGTCGGTCGCGCACCGGGTGGCGTTCTATGAGGAGTACGCCCGCGCCGACGCGCCCGACAAGGTCAACCACCTGGGCGAAGAGCTGCTGGGGCCGACCCTGATCGCCTTCGGCACGCCCGAGCAGCAGCAGCGCTTCCTGCCCGGCATCCGCAATGTCACCGAACTGTGGTGCCAGGGCTACTCGGAACCGGGCGCGGGCAGCGACCTGGCCAACGTGGCCACCACGGCCGTCCTCGACGGCGAGGGTCAGCAGTGGCGCATTAATGGCCAGAAGGTGTGGACGTCACTGGCCCACCTGTCGCAGTGGTGCTTCGTGGTGGCCCGCACCGAGAAGGGCTCCAAGCGGCACAACGGGCTGTCGTATCTGCTGGTGCCGTTGGATCAGCCGGGGGTCCAGATCCGCCCGATCGTGCAGCTCACCGGCACCTCGGAGTTCAACGAGGTGTTCTTCGACGACGCGGTCACCGACGCCGACCTGGTGGTCGGCGAGCCCGGCGACGGCTGGAAGGTGGCGATGGGCACGCTCACCTTCGAGCGCGGCGTATCGACGCTGGGGCAGCAGATCCGTTATGCGCGTGAGCTTTCCGCGCTGGTCGAAGTCGCGCAGCGCAACGGCGCCGCGGAGGACCCGCTGATCCGCGAGCGGCTCACCCGTTCCTGGGTCGGCCTGCGGTCGATGCGGTCCTACGCGCTGGCGACCATGGACGCCGAGCAGCCTGGCCAAGACAACGTTTCGAAACTGCTGTGGGCCAACTGGCATCGCGATCTGGGCGAGCTCGCCATGGACGTCATCGGGCCCGATTCGATGGTGCTCGCCGACGGCGACTTCGACGAGTGGCAGCGGCTCTATTTGTTCACTCGCAGCGACACCATCTACGGCGGGTCGAACGAGATTCAGCGCAACATCATCGCCGAGCGGGTTCTCGGCCTACCCCGGGAGGCAAAGGGATGA
- the ipdF gene encoding (5R,7aS)-5-hydroxy-7a-methyl-1-oxo-2,3,5,6,7,7a-hexahydro-1H-indene-carboxyl-CoA reductase encodes MSLTSDLSKAPEEIAGHGLLAGKTVLVTAAAGTGIGSTTARRALVEGADVVVSDYHERRLSETRDELAALGLGRVEAVVCDVTSTAAVDALFEAAVARMGRLDVLVNNAGLGGQTPVIDMTDDEWDRVLNVTLTSVMRATRAALRYFRGVSHGGVIVNNASVLGWRAQHSQSHYAAAKAGVMALTRCSAIEAVEYGVRINAVSPSIARHKFLEKTSSAELLDRLADGEAFGRAAEPWEIATTIAFLASDYSSYLTGEVISVSSQRA; translated from the coding sequence ATGAGCCTGACTTCGGATCTGTCCAAGGCGCCGGAAGAGATCGCCGGCCATGGCCTATTGGCGGGCAAGACGGTGCTGGTGACCGCGGCGGCCGGCACCGGGATCGGCTCCACCACCGCGCGCCGTGCCTTGGTGGAGGGCGCCGACGTCGTGGTCTCCGATTACCACGAGCGCCGACTTTCCGAGACCCGGGACGAACTGGCCGCCCTCGGGCTGGGCCGGGTGGAGGCGGTGGTCTGCGACGTGACCTCGACGGCCGCGGTGGACGCGCTGTTCGAGGCCGCCGTGGCGAGGATGGGCCGGCTCGACGTGCTGGTCAACAACGCCGGGCTGGGAGGTCAGACCCCGGTGATCGACATGACCGACGACGAATGGGACCGCGTCCTGAACGTGACCCTCACCTCGGTGATGCGCGCGACCCGCGCGGCGCTGCGCTACTTCCGGGGCGTCTCCCATGGCGGTGTGATCGTCAACAACGCCAGCGTGCTGGGTTGGCGCGCCCAGCATTCCCAGTCGCACTACGCCGCGGCCAAGGCCGGGGTGATGGCCCTGACCCGCTGCAGCGCGATCGAGGCGGTCGAGTACGGGGTGCGGATCAACGCCGTGTCGCCGTCGATCGCCCGGCACAAGTTCCTGGAGAAGACCAGTTCGGCCGAGCTGCTCGACCGGCTCGCCGACGGCGAGGCATTCGGGCGGGCCGCCGAACCGTGGGAGATCGCCACCACCATCGCGTTTTTGGCCAGCGACTACTCCAGCTACCTGACCGGCGAAGTCATCTCGGTTTCCAGCCAGCGCGCCTGA